A genomic segment from Spinacia oleracea cultivar Varoflay chromosome 3, BTI_SOV_V1, whole genome shotgun sequence encodes:
- the LOC110800392 gene encoding heavy metal-associated isoprenylated plant protein 33: MSKEEFLKIQTCVLKVNIHCDGCKQKVKKILQKIEGVYKLSVDAEQGKVTVSGNVDPTTLIKKLNKSGKHAELWGAPKPNNNNQQNPLKNADNGGKGGNNPNQNQNQNKNQNIKGGGGGGGGAPQNQPKGGGGGGGGGGPPQPSPQQLQQMQQQQLQQLQQQMKGLGMGDLKMAPQFQGMKMPPMKDNHQQQPQPPPGGGKAVKFVPPLEDDLDDDEFDDDDDYDDDDFTDDDEFDDEFEDAGKMKPMSLGGGGGGGGGGPPPNMMMNGPGGPGGGMMNPQLMNAIAQAKAANGGGNGGGMMNPHLMNAIAQAKAAAASNNGGGGGGGGGGGGGGGGGNNNGKKGGGGGGGGGNVPVQVNGGKKGGGNGNNGGNNNQNQGGGKQGGGGGGGGKQGGGPLPSDSKNGGKNGNSGQQQGGGGGGGGGGNMMMMNGGAKKGGGGMNDGGLPPNHHGMGGNGMNNNPNAGFNHGMGGMPAHHVGGAPNMGHMPPLAQMANMQMGPMGSIPAVQGLPAGTTANVGPTYFHGGPPPEMMGPNPGNPYHQQMLAQMMMNQQRANGNERFQPMMYARPPPAMHYMPPYPPPADPYTHYFSDENTSSSCNVM; this comes from the exons ATGAGCAAAGAAGAGTTCTTGAAAATTCAG ACTTGTGTTCTTAAAGTGAATATACATTGTGATGGTTGTAAGCAAAAAGTTAAGAAAATCTTGCAGAAAATTGAAG GGGTATATAAGTTAAGCGTAGATGCAGAGCAAGGGAAAGTGACGGTTTCTGGAAATGTTGACCCAACCACTCTCATCAAGAAGCTTAACAAGTCGGGTAAACATGCAGAACTTTGGGGAGCTCCCAAACCAAACAATAACAACCAGCAAAATCCGTTGAAAAACGCTGATAATGGCGGCAAAGGCGGTAATAATCCCAATCAAAACCAAAATCAAAACAAGAATCAGAACATAAagggtggcggtggtggtggtggtggggctCCTCAAAATCAACCGAAAGGAGGAGGTGGTGGAGGCGGAGGAGGTGGGCCACCGCAACCAAGTCCACAACAGTTGCAGCAAATGCAGCAGCAACAGTTGCAACAATTGCAGCAACAAATGAAAGGGCTTGGGATGGGAGATCTGAAAATGGCGCCTCAATTTCAGGGGATGAAGATGCCGCCGATGAAAGATAATCACCAGCAACAGCCACAGCCTCCGCCTGGTGGCGGGAAGGCTGTGAAGTTTGTGCCGCCTCTTGAAGATGACTTGGATGATGACGAGtttgacgatgatgatgattatgatgatgatgactttacagatgatgatgagtttgatgatgaatttgagGATGCGGGGAAGATGAAGCCCATGAGTTTGGGTGGTGGAGGTGGAGGCGGTGGCGGTGGACCACCGCCGAATATGATGATGAATGGTCCCGGTGGTCCCGGTGGTGGGATGATGAATCCTCAGTTGATGAATGCTATTGCTCAGGCGAAGGCGGCAAATGGCGGGGGTAATGGTGGTGGGATGATGAATCCTCATCTCATGAATGCCATTGCTCAGGCGAAGGCCGCTGCTGCTAGTAATAATGGTGGCGGGGGTGGCGGAGGAGGTGGTGGCGGAGGTGGAGGCGGCGGCGGTAATAATAACGGTAAAAAGGGTGGTggaggtggaggaggaggaggtaaTGTTCCAGTTCAGGTGAATGGGGGTAAAAAGGGGGGAGGTAATGGAAACAATGGAGGaaataataatcaaaatcaaggAGGTGGTAAACaagggggtggtggtggtggtggtggtaaaCAAGGAGGTGGTCCCTTGCCTAGTGATTCTAAAAATGGTGGCAAAAATGGTAATAGTGGGCAGCAGCAAGGTGGGGGCGGTggaggaggtggtggtggaaatatgatgatgatgaatggTGGGGCGAAgaaaggtggtggtgggatgAATGATGGAGGTTTACCACCTAATCATCATGGCATGGGAGGAAACGGAATGAATAATAATCCAAATGCAGGGTTCAATCATGGTATGGGGGGCATGCCTGCTCATCATGTGGGTGGTGCCCCCAACATGGGCCATATGCCACCCTTAGCCCAAATGGCTAACATGCAAATGGGCCCTATGGGCTCAATTCCGGCCGTCCAAGGACTACCAGCTGGCACCACGGCTAACGTCGGACCCACCTACTTCCATGGGGGCCCACCGCCGGAAATGATGGGCCCCAACCCCGGTAACCCGTACCACCAGCAAATGTTAGCCCAAATGATGATGAACCAACAACGAGCCAATGGGAACGAGCGGTTTCAGCCCATGATGTATGCCCGACCACCACCGGCAATGCATTATATGCCCCCTTACCCACCACCAGCGGACCCATACACTCACTACTTCAGTGATGAGAACACCTCTTCAAGTTGCAATGTAATGTAA